From Bacteroidota bacterium, the proteins below share one genomic window:
- a CDS encoding serine hydrolase → MNRFFKFKIVILTAIVFVAYSFKAENTGIILKHKEIAPPFLSDHSAWVDSVFNSLRPDEKIAQLFMVAAYSNKDEEHKKEIARMIKKYKIGGLIFFQGGPLRQADLTNYYQSISEIPLMIAMDAEWGLGMRLDSTVSFPRQMMLGAIEDNKLIYEMGVEIAKQLKRLGVHINFAPVVDINNNSKNPVINSRSFGENKENVSRKSFAYMAGLQDNRILATAKHFPGHGDTDSDSHEMLPTINHSKERLSDIELYPFRQLIKAGLGGVMVAHLNIPALDTTKNLPSTLSVKIVENLLKSKMKFDGLIFTDALNMKGITNYSEPGEIEVQALIAGNDILLYPENIPKAIRKIKRAIKSGLISMDEIDRRCKKVLAAKRWFELDKYKPIETKNLFEDLNSTSSSLINRHLTEASISLVKNESSLLPLESLDTLKIASLSIGSGKPSHFQETLSLYAETKDFYINKNAPVGEFNKLINELSSYNLIVVGVLSSDRRPAKKFGISQNSIDFIEKLSVEKCVVLDLFANPYALDLLSNHRNLKSIIVSYNNSKLSQDFSAQLIFGGIPAIGRLPVSANSEFTEGVGIMNYDKIRNRYSIPEEENLDSRKLSQIDSVVFEAIENKAMPGCQILVSRNGTVVYNKSFGHFTYEKNHLVENSDIYDLASITKIAATLPSLMKLYEQAKFDINAKISEYLPFLDTTNKKDMSIVDILTHHAQLTPWIPFYEETIDNSTLNSQIYSNKKTKKYSIQVAENLYITENYKDSIFLKIAESELWKKEEYKYSDLGFYLFYKIIENITEQKLNEFVDLEFYKTLGTRTLTYNPLKKFNESRIAPTENDKEFRKQIVRGFVHDPGAAMLGGICGHAGLFSNANDIAKLMQMYLSDGTYGGKMYFEKETIELFTKCMFCDEGNRRGLGFDKPEMDYSKDGPTFQGISGTSFGHSGFTGTIAWADPEKQIVYVFLSNRVYPDANNSKLIKTNVRTRIQEIIYDAIY, encoded by the coding sequence ATGAATAGATTTTTCAAATTTAAAATAGTGATTTTGACAGCTATAGTTTTTGTAGCATATAGCTTCAAAGCAGAAAATACCGGAATCATTCTTAAACATAAAGAAATTGCACCACCTTTTTTGTCTGACCACTCAGCATGGGTCGATTCAGTTTTTAACTCACTTCGTCCCGACGAAAAAATTGCCCAACTCTTTATGGTTGCAGCATATTCCAACAAAGATGAGGAGCACAAAAAAGAAATTGCAAGGATGATAAAAAAGTATAAAATCGGAGGATTGATATTTTTTCAGGGCGGTCCGCTTAGGCAGGCAGATTTGACAAATTATTATCAGTCTATTTCTGAAATTCCACTTATGATTGCAATGGATGCTGAATGGGGGCTCGGAATGAGGCTCGACAGCACTGTGTCTTTTCCACGACAAATGATGCTTGGGGCAATAGAAGACAACAAATTGATTTACGAAATGGGTGTAGAAATTGCAAAACAATTAAAACGTCTTGGTGTTCATATCAATTTTGCTCCTGTTGTCGATATTAATAATAACTCTAAAAATCCTGTTATAAATAGCCGCTCGTTTGGCGAAAACAAAGAAAATGTTTCTCGAAAAAGTTTTGCATATATGGCAGGTTTACAGGATAATAGGATTCTTGCAACTGCAAAACATTTTCCCGGACATGGCGACACCGATTCCGATTCACACGAAATGCTTCCAACAATAAATCATTCAAAAGAACGACTTAGTGATATCGAGCTATATCCTTTCAGACAGTTGATAAAAGCCGGACTGGGTGGAGTAATGGTGGCACATTTGAACATTCCGGCGCTCGATACAACAAAAAATCTTCCTTCGACTCTTTCTGTAAAAATTGTAGAAAATTTGCTGAAATCGAAAATGAAATTTGATGGTCTTATTTTTACCGATGCCCTGAATATGAAAGGTATCACAAATTATTCTGAACCTGGGGAGATTGAAGTTCAGGCACTTATTGCCGGAAATGATATTTTGCTTTATCCTGAAAATATTCCGAAAGCCATTCGAAAAATAAAAAGAGCTATAAAAAGTGGTTTGATTTCTATGGACGAAATCGATAGGCGATGTAAAAAAGTTTTGGCTGCCAAACGCTGGTTTGAGCTTGATAAATATAAACCAATCGAAACGAAGAATTTATTTGAAGATTTAAACTCAACTTCTTCAAGCTTGATTAATAGGCATTTAACCGAAGCTTCGATAAGTCTTGTAAAAAACGAAAGTAGTTTATTACCTTTAGAATCTCTTGATACTTTGAAAATTGCCTCACTTTCTATTGGTTCTGGAAAACCTTCACATTTTCAGGAGACTTTAAGTTTGTATGCCGAAACAAAAGATTTTTATATAAACAAAAATGCTCCTGTAGGAGAATTTAATAAACTGATAAATGAATTATCTTCCTACAATTTGATAGTAGTTGGTGTTTTAAGTTCGGATCGCCGACCTGCAAAAAAATTTGGGATTTCTCAAAATAGTATCGATTTTATTGAAAAACTGTCGGTAGAAAAATGTGTTGTTTTAGATTTGTTTGCAAATCCTTATGCTTTAGATTTATTATCAAATCACAGGAATTTGAAATCAATAATTGTTTCTTACAATAATTCAAAATTGAGCCAGGATTTTTCTGCTCAATTAATATTTGGTGGGATTCCGGCTATTGGAAGATTGCCTGTTTCTGCGAATTCGGAGTTTACTGAAGGTGTTGGGATTATGAATTATGACAAAATCAGGAACCGATACTCGATCCCGGAAGAAGAAAATCTGGATTCCAGGAAACTATCGCAAATTGACTCTGTAGTTTTCGAGGCTATCGAAAATAAAGCTATGCCGGGATGTCAGATTTTAGTAAGTCGTAATGGGACAGTAGTTTATAATAAATCGTTTGGGCATTTTACCTATGAAAAGAACCATTTAGTCGAAAATTCCGATATATATGATTTAGCGTCAATTACAAAAATTGCTGCAACTCTGCCAAGTTTGATGAAGCTTTACGAGCAAGCGAAATTTGATATTAATGCAAAAATTTCTGAATATTTGCCATTCCTTGATACAACTAATAAAAAGGATATGTCTATTGTTGATATACTTACACATCATGCCCAATTAACTCCCTGGATTCCTTTTTATGAGGAAACTATTGATAATAGTACTCTGAATTCACAGATTTATTCAAACAAAAAGACGAAAAAATACTCTATTCAGGTTGCTGAAAATTTGTATATTACTGAAAATTATAAGGATTCAATTTTTCTAAAGATAGCAGAATCTGAGCTTTGGAAAAAAGAAGAATACAAATATAGCGACCTTGGATTTTATCTTTTTTACAAGATAATTGAAAACATAACAGAACAAAAATTGAACGAATTTGTTGATTTAGAGTTTTATAAAACTTTAGGAACAAGAACTTTAACCTATAATCCACTTAAAAAATTTAATGAAAGTAGAATCGCTCCTACCGAAAATGATAAAGAATTTCGCAAACAAATTGTAAGAGGATTTGTTCATGATCCGGGAGCTGCAATGTTGGGAGGAATTTGTGGACATGCCGGGCTTTTCTCAAATGCTAACGATATTGCAAAGCTTATGCAAATGTATTTGAGTGATGGTACTTATGGTGGAAAAATGTATTTTGAAAAAGAGACAATAGAACTTTTTACAAAATGTATGTTTTGTGATGAAGGCAACAGACGTGGCTTAGGCTTCGATAAACCCGAAATGGATTATTCTAAGGATGGACCTACTTTTCAGGGAATATCTGGCACAAGTTTCGGACATTCCGGATTTACCGGAACAATTGCATGGGCAGATCCGGAAAAGCAGATCGTTTATGTTTTTCTTTCAAACAGAGTTTATCCCGATGCTAATAATTCTAAGCTAATTAAAACTAATGTTCGAACCCGAATTCAGGAAATTATATATGATGCAATCTACTAA
- a CDS encoding metallophosphoesterase translates to MKLGIISDIHEDYISLLKAMEILNSRQVDEIICLGDIVGFSVPFYEYQNTRNANECIAIVKANCQISVIGNHDLYAIRKTPKKAGDFNFPENWFELDYDKRHEISDFQLWLYEENELSAMLNQSSKQYLLSLKESEISNYGGLKIFFTHYLSPDITGSTKSYITKSSDFEEHIELSKKNNCKYGFIGHAHMDGCLLASRKKYSLKTFGKFKVKNQLQTIVSPCIARGKHHNGFLIFDTKTFEIEAVSLQSKWEIIKNMKLIG, encoded by the coding sequence ATGAAACTGGGAATTATTTCTGACATACACGAAGATTATATCAGCTTGCTAAAAGCAATGGAGATATTGAACAGCAGGCAGGTAGATGAAATAATTTGTCTTGGCGATATTGTTGGCTTTAGTGTCCCTTTCTATGAATATCAGAACACACGAAATGCCAATGAATGTATTGCAATTGTAAAAGCAAATTGCCAGATTTCTGTGATTGGTAATCACGATTTGTATGCAATTAGAAAAACGCCAAAAAAAGCAGGAGACTTTAACTTTCCCGAAAATTGGTTTGAACTTGATTATGATAAAAGACATGAAATATCGGATTTTCAATTATGGCTATACGAAGAAAACGAACTTTCGGCAATGTTAAACCAAAGTTCAAAGCAGTATTTATTGAGCCTTAAAGAATCTGAAATATCAAATTATGGTGGACTAAAAATATTTTTTACACATTATTTATCGCCAGATATTACCGGTTCCACTAAATCTTATATTACTAAATCCTCAGATTTTGAAGAACATATTGAACTAAGCAAGAAAAATAATTGCAAATATGGTTTTATTGGTCATGCTCACATGGATGGATGTTTGCTTGCAAGCAGAAAAAAATACAGCCTGAAAACCTTTGGTAAATTTAAAGTGAAAAATCAGCTTCAAACCATAGTTTCTCCATGCATTGCCAGAGGTAAACATCATAATGGTTTCTTAATTTTCGATACCAAAACTTTTGAGATAGAGGCAGTTTCCTTACAATCGAAATGGGAAATTATTAAAAACATGAAACTAATAGGATAA